Genomic segment of Lentisphaerota bacterium:
CAGGGCTACTAAATGAAGATTAGACACGATACGCCCCTCAACCCGATCCGGTTCGTGTGTAACTCGTTCATGCGTGGTTACATGCGAAAAATCTGCTCTAAAGAGGGTGCTTGTTTTCTGTCTAATTCTGTCTATTTCTGTCTATTGAGGCACTGGCAAACCCCCGGGTCTGTCAAAGTGGCACGGGCATCTTGCCCATGGAGTTTTGAAAGAGTCTCAGAAAGAAATTTAGATGCGTTTGCCCTGCCCGAAAAACGCCGTAGCTGGAAAAAATCCGGCGACAAAAATAAGGTGAAAAGAGAGGGGGAGACGGTTGACTCTGGGGCGGGCGGGCTGTATCCTTCCACTTGGCTTCACTTGGCTTAACTCGGGATACCTCGGTAGGTATTGAAAGAAACACGTCGGGACAGTTGAGGACAGGCCGAAAACACCGGAAAATGAAAAAAACCCAGCAAAACGTTTGTTTTACAGGGTTTTTTAGGCTGGTGGTGGGACTAGGATTCGAACCTAGGAAGGCGTTAGCCAGCAGATTTACAGTCTGCCCCGGTTGGCCACTTCGGTATCCCACCGCATGGAAAGTTCGCATATGATGGCAAAGAGGGCGGATGGTGTCAATACTAAGAAGGGGCTTGGCGTAAAAGACCGGTTCCACGGGTGTCTCTGCGATGTGCTGGTGATCACGCCGCCCTTGGTGCAGATGAATGCGCCGTATCCCGCCGCGGCGTGCCTGTGCGGCCACCTCGCGCGCGCGGGGCTGGCTGCCGCGCAGGCCGACCTGTCGCTGGCGCTCGCGCTGCGCGTGTTTTCACGGGAGGGGCTGCGCCGGGTGACGGACGCGATCCGCGCGCGCCGGCTGCGCGCGCCGACCGCATCGGTTTCGCATTTGTTGAGGCACGCCGCCGAGTATCACGCGACGATCGGGCCGGTGATCCGGTTTCTGCAGGGCCGCGACGGCACCCTGGCCAGCCGGATCGCTGGACGCCAGCTCCTCCCGGAAGGGCCCCGGTTTGCCAGTCTGGATGCGGCTGGCGCCGCTGCGCCGGATGCGCTGGCGGCGCGGGACGACGTGGCCAAATATCTCGCCGGGCTCTATCTGGATGATCTCGCCGACGCGATCCACGATGGCCTTGACCCGTGGTTCGGCTTCGCCCGCTATGCCGATCATCTCGTCAGCGCGCAGCCGGCGTTTGATCCCCTGGCCCGGGCTGTCGCGGACGACGCGTCGCTGATTGGAGGGATGATCGACGCGCTGACCGAGGAGACGCTCGCGCGCCACCGGCCGCGCGTGGTCGCGATCACCGCGCCTTTTCCCGGAACCGTCTACGGTGCGTTCCGGATCGCGCGGCGCATCCGGCGCGTCTGCCCGGACGTCACGCTGGCGCTCGGCGGCGGTTATGTCAACACCGAGCTGCGGGAACTGGATGACCCGCGCGTGTTTGATTTCTTTGATTATGTGTGTCTGGACGATGGCGAGGAGCCGTTGGAGCGGATTGCGCGGGGTGGGGGACTGGTGCGGACGTTTACGAGGCGTGCCGGGCGTGTGGTCTACGTGGCCGGGGCCGGCAGCAGCCGGTGTGTCGCTCCGGGATGCCCGGATTATGGGGGTGTCGATTTCGGCGACTATCCCGCGGTTGTCGAGTCGCCCAACCCGATGCATCGGATCTGGAGCGACGGCGCATGGATCAAGCTGCCGCTGACGCACGGCTGCTATTGGCACCGGTGCCGCTTCTGTGATCTGGCGCTGGGGGTGATCGGCCGTTACGCGCAGCCCCGCGCGGCGGCGGTCGTTGACACCCTGGAGCGGCTGTGCGAGGCGACCGGTCGTTCGGGGTTCCACTTCACCGACGAGGCGCTGCCGCCCGCGTTGCTGGGCCGGATCGCGGATGAGATCCTGCGGCGCGGTCTGGCGGTGAGCTGGTGGGGCAACATC
This window contains:
- a CDS encoding radical SAM protein, encoding MNAPYPAAACLCGHLARAGLAAAQADLSLALALRVFSREGLRRVTDAIRARRLRAPTASVSHLLRHAAEYHATIGPVIRFLQGRDGTLASRIAGRQLLPEGPRFASLDAAGAAAPDALAARDDVAKYLAGLYLDDLADAIHDGLDPWFGFARYADHLVSAQPAFDPLARAVADDASLIGGMIDALTEETLARHRPRVVAITAPFPGTVYGAFRIARRIRRVCPDVTLALGGGYVNTELRELDDPRVFDFFDYVCLDDGEEPLERIARGGGLVRTFTRRAGRVVYVAGAGSSRCVAPGCPDYGGVDFGDYPAVVESPNPMHRIWSDGAWIKLPLTHGCYWHRCRFCDLALGVIGRYAQPRAAAVVDTLERLCEATGRSGFHFTDEALPPALLGRIADEILRRGLAVSWWGNIRYEPAFTPELAARLAAAGCVAVTGGLECAEARLLALMDKGITIEGAARACGACAAAGILTHAYLMYGFPTQTARETVDALDYVRQLFAAGVLQSAYWHRFALTAHSPLAADAARYGLTVSQTRPPAGQRFARNEIAFDEPGAPDHAALGAGLRRAVYNYMLGIGFDTPVTEWFDIRVPSPKLRRRLVRDAVARAI